One Paroedura picta isolate Pp20150507F chromosome 3, Ppicta_v3.0, whole genome shotgun sequence genomic window carries:
- the LOC143831961 gene encoding tripartite motif-containing protein 54-like, with protein sequence MEALAQALSCPVCLDLFSPPVLLLPCTHNFCKKCLDEILIHQNCSHVNGQFNCPMCRKIVHLRGRGITGLPRNTLVECILEKFKYELENLHVKEQNHLSQICKEHGEMMNLLCLTEDKPICAICKLFGDHESHSVAKISEVYAERKSRLVKDLDWMFQQSQCAEQAKKDLEEKMNVLTCTTADVKLMIDAVGASLLKGIQWRMAELKTKLGKDYAAKLEKLQLVANALQVPSHLHYQMKTLLEKHSNPVCFLQEVKLLRSKIEKCIEGNSLQQDTNYDISVGQYFKDLIRGIHVTNYISSNSEDILASSNEPSEIFRPDCPAFSFSDEVSNEAFCQKVLEFFQKSNKVKEDIMQKVP encoded by the exons ATGGAGGCTTTAGCACAGGCGCTTTCCTGTCCAGTGTGTTTAGACTTATTTAGTCCCCCAGTGCTGCTCCTGCCCTGCACCCACAATTTCTGCAAGAAATGTCTTGATGAGATTCTCATTCACCAGAACTGTAGCCATGTCAACGGGCAGTTCAACTGCCCTATGTGCAGAAAA ATTGTACACTTGAGAGGAAGAGGAATCACTGGACTGCCAAGAAATACTCTGGTGGAGTGTATCCTGGAGAAATTTAAATATGAGCTAGAAAACCTGCACGTCAAAGAACAAAATCACTTGTCTCAAATCTGTAAAGAACATGGGGAAATGATGAATTTG ttgtgtctgactgaAGATAAACCGAtttgtgccatctgcaaactCTTCGGAGACCACGAGTCCCACAGTGTAGCAAAAATATCTGAAGTCTATGCAGAAAGGAAAAGCAGATTAGTCAAAGACTTAGACTGGATGTTCCAGCAATCTCAATGTGCTGAGCAAGCAAAGAAG GACCTTGAAGAGAAGATGAATGTCCTTACATGCACCACTGCTGATGTCAAGCTTATGATAGATGCTGTTGGGGCTAGCTTATTGAAAGGGATCCAATGGAGAATGGCTGAGCTGAAAACAAAATTAGGAAAAGACTATGCTGCAAAATTAGAGAAGCTACAGCTAGTGGCAAATGCGCTTCAAGTCCCCAGTCATCTTCATTACCAGATGAAAACTCTTTTAGAAAAGCATTCAAATCCAGTGTGTTTTCTTCAAGAGGTTAAGCTACTCAGAAGTAAGATAGAAAAATGTATAGAAGGAAACTCTTTACAACAAGACACAAATTATGATATTTCAGTTGGTCAATATTTTAAAGACTTGATCAGAGGCATCCATGTTACCAATTATATTTCCTCAAATTCAGAAGATATTCTTGCAAGTTCCAATGAGCCATCTGAAATCTTCAGGCCAGATTGTCCTGCATTTTCTTTTTCAGATGAAGTTTCTAATGAAGCTTTCTGCCAAAAAGTGCTGGAATTTtttcagaaatcaaataaagTGAAGGAAGATATTATGCAAAAAGTACCTTAG
- the FBXW12 gene encoding F-box/WD repeat-containing protein 12, with amino-acid sequence MQPSREVYPLKARVLGRRDSVLHCLVKDWLRLRCSRNWEERRPSRKIASGRSDREGKMSGESLTLDCLVHIFSYLETPDLLRAAQVNKTWLEATETASLWRNMCLNQWAFCNISVMPGMQTWKKYYLHRSNIEHKMMSGRPSVDYTCKAMRGHQGEIRDMAYLSCNEHTFAMEKVKSIVCTASGDGTVKAWDVQQGTQIWSSPKQEEKLVQAITLPQHNLIVTRDLPGTIKLWQGDTGKELGAFSAQSTHCPTVAYTINNKLFLSVATSNKNIYTLAVPELSQISCIKPFSNCAVDLSPCSPDGRSIVVFPLDSDEAPKVLYTHHATNPEDDPLMFSSPLPINKCVFVTCWLPAEPARIALMHLVDQCYNITTIDITVQKSKYKTDIIAQQVATFKLPKKHIYTQYRTIAGFGKQTLVIALDMELKLYSLNGTELSTFQDHMNTITSIWVDPFRVVTSSLDLSLRVYTWKSDNKIPSLISRYHLIGGSHKWSRGFTNVACDDVSIVGVVAGVDQTDILRAYSFDL; translated from the exons ATGCAACCCTCAAGAGAAGTATATCCGCTTAAGGCAAGGGTTTTAGGAAGACGCGACTCCGTCCTGCATTGCCTTGTAAAAGATTGGCTCCGCCTTCGCTGCTCCCGCAACTGGGAGGAGAGACGACCATCCCGGAAGATTGCTTCGGGCAGGAGCGATCGCGAAGGGAAGATGAGCGGCGAGTCGCTGACGTTAGATTGCCTGGTCCATATTTTCTCGTACCTGGAGACGCCGGATTTGCTCAGAGCAGCCCAAGTGAATAAG ACATGGCTCGAAGCAACGGAGACAGCTTCTCTTTGGAG AAATATGTGCCTAAATCAGTGGGCGTTCTGCAATATCTCAGTGATGCCAGGAATGCAGACCTGGAAAAAGTACTATCTCCACCGCTCTAATATTGAGCATAAAATGATGTCAGGACGGCCTTCGGTTGACTATACATGTAAAGCCATGAGAGGACATCAAG GAGAGATTCGAGATATGGCTTACTTGTCATGTAATGAGCACACATTTGCCATGGAAAAGGTGAAATCCATTGTGTGCACTGCATCTGGTGATGGCACTGTCAAAGCATGGGATGTCCAACAG GGTACACAGATTTGGTCGAGTCCCAAACAGGAAGAGAAACTAGTACAAGCCATCACACTCCCTCAGCATAATCTGATTGTCACAAGAGATTTGCCTGGGACAATCAAACTTTGGCAAGGGGACACAGGGAAAGAGCTTGGAGCATTTTCAGCACAGTCAACACACTGCCCTACAGTTGCCTACACAATAAACAATAAGCTGTTCCTGTCG GTAGCCACTTCAAATAAAAATATCTATACATTGGCAGTTCCTGAACTAAGTCAGATTTCCTGTATAAAACCGTTCTCAAATTGTGCTGTAGATTTGTCACCTTGTTCACCAGATGGACGATCAATAGTTGTCTTTCCTCTGGATAGTGATGAAGCACCAAAG GTACTTTATACACATCATGCAACCAATCCAGAAGACGATCCACTGATGTTTTCTAGTCCTCTGCCAATCAATAAGTGTGTTTTTGTCACCTGTTGGTTACCAGCTGAACCAGCAAGAATAGCCCTAATGCATCTAGTAGATCAATGCTATAATATCACGACCATTGATATAACCGTACAGAAGTCTAAATATAAAACAGATATTATCG CTCAACAGGTTGCAACCTTCAAATTACCAAAGAAACATATCTATACGCAATACAGGACCATTGCAGGATTTGGTAAACAAACGCTTGTTATAGCATTGGATATGGAGCTGAAACTATACTCTCTGAATGGGACCGAATTAAGCACTTTCCAAGATCACATGAATACGATTACATCAATATGGGTG gATCCTTTTCGTGTTGTTACATCATCCTTAGACCTCTCACTTCGTGTGTATACCTGGAAAAGTGACAACAAAATACCTTCCCTCATTAGTCGCTACCATTTAATAGGGGGATCTCATAAATGGTCAAG AGGCTTTACAAATGTGGCCTGTGATGATGTCAGCATTGTTGGTGTAGTGGCTGGAGTGGATCAGACAGACATTTTAAGAGCATACAGCTTTGATCTGTAA